The nucleotide sequence TATTAACAATCTTATATGAATTTATGAGAGATGGTTAGCAAAGAATTATAACCGGAagtacaaacacaaaataagcTTATGTGACGTTTTGCTTAGCGTTACGATGCTTTCTCTGTCTTCCCTTGGGCTGTGTTCCTTCTAAGGGCTTTTGCAGGGGCTATAGCTGCCTTGCTGTACTGTTCCATTTTTACTTGTATAAAGGGATTTGCGATAAACCTCTTTCCATTGAGTCTTGTTGAGATTCCTTTTACGATATTGTCTTTATTGAGAAGAGAActgaaatgcagatttctttGGGGCTGAAAATGACTTGGCAGCTAAACAAAGAACAAGACTTCAGATTGATCTGTAAACTTGATTCCAATGTCTTGAATCTTTAACTCGCAATTTAGGTGAAGTTGGTGATCTTAAGAATAGGAAATACTCAAGTCTAAATCTAGCTATTAATAATGtgactttcttttattttaagggAGTCCACAAGACGTCCCAGGTGACAGAGATGGTGAAATGAGTTCCAAAAGGTGCCGCATGGAGGAGACTAAAATCTGTGAGAAATGCTGTGCAGAATTCTTTGATCTCTCTGAATTCCTTGAGCATAAGAAAAATTGCACTAAAAATCCACCTGTTCTTATCATGAATGACAGCGAGGGAGCAGTACCCCCTGAAAGCTTCTCTGAAGCTTCTCTAGGGAGCTTTCCAAGTGATCGAATGGATAGCAGGACACGCAAGGACATTCAGGCAAAGAGCTGCACTGGTTCTGTggaaaagagggaaggaaaactggaTGCTGAATCAGTGGGAGGAATGTACCTTAAAATAGAACCCCCCATCACGCCTGCGGCTCCTGGGCTAAGCTATCTACCAAAATCCAAAGTACCAAACACTAATGTGACTTTGCAGACGATACGCGGCACTAAAGTGGCTGTGAACCAGCGGACCTCCGATGCCATCTCTTCTTCGGCAACCAGTTTCAATGCTATCCCCATGATCCTGGAGCAGCTCgtgtgtttgcagcagcagcagcttcagcaaaTTCAGTTGACAGAGCAAATTCGCATTCAGATTGCCATGATGGCTCCCCACGCCCTGCACCCTTCCATAGCAGCTGCTACTGACCCGCTGAAAGCTCTGGGCGCTCACATGTCTCAGCAGCTCTCGGCTGCTGTTGCTTTAATCGGACAAAAAGCTGGAAGCCAGAGCCTATCACTGGAATCCTTGAAGCAAGGAAAACTACCTCATTCTAACGCTGGCGTTGCGGCTGCCGGCTCGCTGGCTGCTggcctttcctcctccttccccttgaAGCCGGAGGCGAGCAGAACCCTCCCCGGCTCCATTTCTCGGTTCCCAAATCCTTTGCTACCTCAGTCATCCAACTCCGTCATCTTCCAAAATCcgctttctgctgtttcttctgtaATCGATTCCTcaaagaaggggaagggaaagccCCCCAACATTAGCGTGTCTGAAAGCAAACCGAATGCAGAAGAGCCGTTCTTCAAACACAAGTGTAAATTCTGTGGCAAGGTCTTTGGCAACGACAGTGCCCTGCAGATTCACCTCCGTTCCCACACTGGTGAAAGACCCTACAAGTGTAACATTTGTGGTAACCGCTTCACAACCAAAGGAAACCTTAAAGTGCATTTTCAGCGCCACAAAGACAAATACCCCCATATAAAGATGAATCCTTACCCGGTTCCTGAGCACCTGGACAATGTTCCCACTAGCACTGGAATCCCGTACGGGATGTCTGTGCCGCTGGATGAGTCTAACCTAATTGTGGATAGCAAACCTGTCCTAACAACTCTGCCTACCTCTGCAGCCACCAGTGCACCTCAGACCATCTCCAGCCTAGCGGGCGTTAAGGAGCCTCTGCCTGGTACGTTCTCAAGTGACCTGCAGTCCAGGCCTTCTCCAGAAAGTGAGGGTGGCTCATCCTCGTCAGGGGTGGTCGGTCATGAATCGGGAACAGAGCAGAGCTTGAGTTCCCCGCAAGCTGCCTGCAGCGTGAGCATCTTCCGTGTCAGCGGGTCAAACGAGCAAGGCTCAGAAACATCGAAGCTCCAGCAGCTGGTTGAAAACATTGAAAAGTCCACTGCTGACCCCAACGAGTGCCTCATCTGCCACAGAGTGCTGAGCTGCCAGAGTTCACTCAAAATGCATTATCGTACTCACACTGGAGAGAGGCCGTTCAAGTGTAAAATCTGTGGCCGTGCCTTCTCCACTAAAGGGAACCTTAAAACTCATTATGGTGTCCACCGGGCCAATACTCCTTTGAAGATGCAACATTCATGTCCCATTTGTCAGAAGAAGTTTACAAATGCAGTTGTGTTGCAGCAGCATATCCGCATGCATATGGGGGGACAAATACCCAATACACCCATCCCGGAAAGCACCTGTGACAGTACCGATGTGGACCCTACTGTGGCTGAGAAGAATGGAGACGTTAGTCGCCCAGATGAGACCATGGAAAGCATAGAGATGGAAGAAGACCTGGACTCTCAGGATGGCCCTAGGAGTTCTTCAAAACCTCCTACCCCGTACGATGCACAATCAGAATCTCCAGCCACGGCAGCCGGCTTCTCTGGTATTGCAGCGCTGGAGAATCAAATGAAGATCGTCAGCTCCGCTTTGAACTTGCAGCGGCAAAGCAGCTTGAAGTCTAGTGACAATGGCTCGGCGGAAAGCGATGGCATGACAAATGATTCGTCTTCTGTGGCAGGAGATCCAGATTACCAGAACGGCAGGAGTCCTGCTGCCTCCGAGTCTGCATCGCTCcaggctctgtccccagccaaCAGCCAAGCTGAGAGCGTAAGGTCGAAGTCACCTAGCTTCAACAATCAAGAAGATACAGGCACGGGAAATAAATCAGAGGGTCCTGAGAATGCACCTGCAGAAATGGAAGGGGTCGTTGGTGCTTTGGATTTAACTTACGGCAATATTGGTCGAAAGGTCATTAAAGAAGAACCCGGGCTACACTTTGCAAATGGAGAATATGGTGAGTAACGTAAAATGCTGGCAGTAACTTTGGATGAGGTAGCAGAATTGGAGGAAAAACCTCCTCAgctttcccctcttcctcctcctcagctttcccctcttcctcctcctccagtaGGAGAGGGAACACGCCCTGGAAAGTTCTCCTGACTGTCGGACTCCTGTTGTCTGACTGCTGTCATCTCCTGCAAGGGGGAGCATGCAAGGTccttaatataaaaaaaaaaacaaaaccaaaaaccaaccaaaacaaaacacccaaaaaaccccccaaaaaccaccccaaaaaacTATACGTGCTTACCGTCTTTCATGGCCTCACCTGATGCATCCATGCTTGTGTTGCATGGAAAGCTGCTTAACCCAAGAACATGGCATTACAACTGTGGGAtcttttgtggggtttttgagCTCTTCAGCACTGGGGATGATGTTGATCTAAATTTTACGTGAAAGCGAGACTTTCTAACTCTGAAGCTCACCAGCAAAAGTAGAGATGAACGGACTTCTTTCAGAGCATCTTACCTAGCAAGTGTACTAGCAGCCCTGCCACCTGGCTTTGGTGGCCTTGGCAGGAATGCTCTTCAGGCACGAGCAGCTCCAAAGGCAGGGCCTCTGGTATCTTAGCCAGATTCAAGCTTGGAAGCAGAAGGAGGTTGGGATAAATGttatctttgctttctttccaggtCGAAGTAGTATTCCAGCTGCTTTTGTCAGAGCCCCACCAGCCCTCATAAAGATGGAGATGCCCAGCGAGCGTCCCATCAGCACTAGCCATTTCCTTGGCCCACCAGCCCTTTCCCCTGGTGTCGCCCCTCTCCTCGTGCCACGACCGAAATTCTGCCGTCCCGCCAAACAGCACATCTGCACTACGTGTGGGAAGAACTTCTCCTCTGCCAGCGCCCTTCAGATTCACGAACGGACCCATACTGGTGAAAAGCCGTTTGCCTGCACCATCTGTGGGAGAGCATTCACAACGAAAGGAAACCTGAAGGTAAGTCGTCTCTTAAGTTGTGATCTCCTTTGTCAGGGAAAGTCATAGCAGAGAGGGAAAGACTATTGCTAATCTTCGTCCTGCCTTTGGGGacaaatttgattttcttttcgTTCCTCAAATGGTTATCTTTGActtttgtctctccttcctGAGTTTCTTCACACAACTGGCTAAACAGTGTACCGAGATTACCCACAGGAGTCTTTGCCACTgtcctttactttcctttttgtatGATAGGAAAGGCTTAGCCCTTACTAAGGagattgctttatttttgtgtgggtttggaTGTGTCAAGACATAAACATTTCATTGACCGAATTCTACAAAATGATGCCCACAGAATACATGCGTTATGCTGCACTGCTTGAAACACCGTGCAGGACAAGGAGGGATAAAACTGAGAGGATAATCCTGAGACAGCACGAAGTGCTTGGGGATTTTGCATCTAAGCACTTGCAGAAGAAGTCCTGCAAGTCTTTCCTTATTGTAAGATTAATCCATCTGCCCGTAAGGGGCTTTCAGCTCCCTCACTCACACAGAGGCTTCTCTCTTCCCATGAGATCCTCTTCAAGCTCTTCAGTCCTCTTGCAGAAATGCTGATGGGGAGGGAAAATACTCTGCAGTTGGTGAACAGTCACTTGTAGGAACCATTAGATTACCAGTGTGTTTGTGGTGTGGAAGATTTTTAGCTCAGGTGTAACATCTCTTCCAAATTCcttggtgaggtttttttggtgttaacTAAATTTTTTTCAATGTAGTCTGTTCACAGCAAATAAcgtaacttttcttttttggaggGTAGAGAGGCACGTTTGCCAACATCACTGACAATAAGTGTAAAACCACAGTCCTACAAGCACTTCAGTGGTAAACTCTAGAGAGCCACGGTGATGTCAGGCAGTAGAATGACTGTATCTTACACATGCCAGGAAGAGAACAAAGACAAGAACTAGCCAGATTAAATACTTACCTGAGTGCAAGTGGCGTATACGTGACTTCTTTTGAGCAACTTGGCTGTAAGCGGAGTAGAACTTGGGTATACCATATAACGGCAGTAGTAACGATTCcctacttttttcccctctggaagGTCCATGTAGGAACTCACATGTGGAATAACTCTGCCAGGCGGGGAAGAAGGCTTTCAATTGATAACCCCATGGCTCTGCTGGGGAATGATCCCAAGAAAGTATCTGAAATGTTTCCGAAGGATATAATGCCTCCTTCAGTGAGCATTGACCCCACTGTGTGGAATCAGTACGCAGCGGTACTCAGCAATGGCATAGCGATGAAGACTAACGAGATCTCGGTGATCCAGAGCGGCGGCTTACCGACCCTTCCAGTCACCATCGGGGGTAGCTCGTCAGTAAATACTGCTACGGTCTCCAAAACAGATGGAACCCAGTCTGGGACTGGTTCTGATACGGAGAAGGCCAGTGGTGCTGCTGCAGACAATGTGCCAAAACACCAGTTCCCTCACTTCATGGAGGAGAACAAAATTGCTGTTAGTTAAAAACTCTAGTGAAGTTGACGTacagaaagaacaaatatatatatacacaaacatatatttttaagagattCCACTTCAGCCTCCTATTTTCCTATTGACGTGCAAATGATTTTATGGTTGTCTTTGTAAGAGTTGCCCAGAGTACAATCATGATATTGCTTTGCAAatagtaaataataaataaataataggaTTTCCTTCTATTTGGAAAGATGCGGGTCTTGCAAAGTAGTTCTTACGTGTGACTTTAATGTGTACAGCCTTACAAAAGTTTCTACAACTTGAAATTCCAAAGGTTAGAATATTTACCTCTTTGTTTAGCGTGAAATACTTGGGGGTTTTGAATAGAGTGGAAGTAACCTACTGTTGATGGAAAAGCTTCTATTTActgatgagaaataaaaactattaATGCGGGTAAATATCCTAGAATGTCTGCCACCCTCTTAGAAatagtttttctgtttggatttttggCTCTATGGTTTCTGAATGTACTTTTTACTATAATGGCTattaaaactacaaaaaaaaaattttttaattccttttttgcCTCAGAAGTTCTGTGGCAAGAAagttgctgttttttctttgatcACTGCTCGTAAGGAATTAATTCTCTGTTTTGTTGACTGCTGCTTATTTAATACTACTACTAGGACAGTCCTTCAAGTATAGTGCCAAAACTCCTACTTCCAAAGATGTGCAGTTTTTCCTAGATGTTTTATTTCGATACCAAGAGCCCCAAACAAGCATGGGTGGGTAtgtatatacttttttttttttttttttcctcctctcttgaAAGGGAAGACTTGCCTTGGGAAGTCAGGTCTAAAGGCTCTGCAAGGAATCTCAGGTGACTGTTGCAATTAGGCATGGGAACTGGTTTCCTTAgcaagagactttttttttatttttattttttttcacttgggtAATTTAGATCAGTCTGTGTAAACCTGTATTTAAATATGAAGTATTAATGCTTAGGTTAaatgttttgtgggtttttggaTGTCATTCCTACTCTGGTCATTAAGTTTCTTGGTGGTCTGTGAAATTGCATTCTACCAAAATGGTAATTAATGATCCATGTGTATTGTATGAAGGTTGCTGGCTGGTCATCTGGATTCTAAGTTATCtacctcattttttccttttgtagttGTAGTgtctatttttctattaatgACCACTGTAATGAACTTGAGATTCAAGCAGATGCTTCCATGCACTATCTGAAACCAAAACCTGATGTATTAGTGGAAGCACCTGAAGACTTACTGGACTGCCCTTTCACTATTCCTCTAACGTCTGTTGGAGCTGTCTGTGTGATGGGATCGAAACCGGACTGGAAAGCGAGCATGTGGTATGGAAGGACTGAACGATGGAAAGAAGTCTAGTTGTTGACTGCAGGAAATCTTCAAGTCCAGTCTCCGTTGTGGAAGGCCCCAAAAATGCAGATTACCAAAAGTCTGTGTAATGTCGTTGCACCTAATTCTTGCTTATGATCTCTGTATGCCGAGTTGTGCCTTTCCTGCTGGACTTGTAAGAACATACCAGTACCTGTTTACACTGTAAAATGGATATTGTTACATAGACCATGCAAAAGGCATCCCAGTTGTCAAGTTTCTGCATTGTGAATGTATGACTTTTAAGAACTCTGTAGTTTTGAGTATCTACTGATGCGTTTCTGTTGACATTTTGAGAATAAATTTTGGGATGGCTTTTTCACACTTAGCGCTTACATTTTTGTGGCAAAGCATTCGTCTTCCAAAGAGCAAATTCAATGGAGGCAGCATGCTGTCTCATTCCAGTGACTTTTTAAATCCATGAATCCAGGCTTAAGCTTTAGTTTGTTacttaaaacaacagaaagtaGGTAGCTATGGAGGAGTCTCTAGATGAGTTTGAGAACGGTGGGTGTCTGGTATAGGGATTGGTACTTGCCAGGGATGTTGATTCCCCACACTAAAATAGAATTGCAGCAATAGGTGCAGTAATTCCTGTACTGCAATCACCctagaaagggaaaggaatacTAAGTTACCAAATTGCCAGTACCTGATGATGCTGTGTAGAAAAATGATAAATGACTTCCCctgaagagcaaaagaaaacagagttctGAAAACAGCCCTGATACAGTGGAAAAGTGTTCAGATTCTGATCAAATAGATTTTGTGCATGGGTGGTAACAGTGGAGGAAAGTGGTGCATCCGTCTGACATCAGTGCTGCCTGCTTGTGGTGCCCCTTGTACAAGGCTCTTGAGAGTGGGAAAAAGGGCAGGAAGGAAACACTTGCTCTCTAGGCTCTACCACAAGCTCAGGAggaatgaaaagggaaaaagaggaaaaaaaaaatatggggTGGAGGGGGCAGGACCAGATGTGAAGTGGTCCAGGAAGGTGGGCAAAATAGGAACAGAAGGAAAGGTACTAACACATGGTGAGTGTGCAAGAAAGTAGAAAGTTCACAACACTTCCCTTACACAGAGCATGCAGTTGTTTAAAAGCACTATAGTTCCTGGAGGCAAAATATTTGGTGCGAAAGACAACCACCCTTCTCTGCTTTGGGAAACCAAGGGATTATAATCTCAGCCACAATGAAGAGTACAGCAGCAGGTCTCTCAGTGGtgataaatgcaaataaacGATATGTTATGCTCACGTGGATACTGTCGCCGGCCACTGAGTTTATAACCTGCTATGAGGTTGCTCTGGGTACCTGGATGGACTTGCTGCCGGAGCTGCTCGTCTGTCTCTGCAAACTTCAGGCTGGGCTCCCGGCTGGTTCCTTACACGGGTGGTGCTGGGCACCCCGTGGAGGATGTGCTGCCCGTGCAGGGCTAACCGCAGCAACACCAGAAGCCGCGTGGTGTGAAAGAGGAGGCGTTGGGTTTACAGGAGAGGTGGACCACATCTGCTCATACTGGGAAACCTGCATTCCAGCATGGGCCAACTGTGGGTATTGTGAAAAAGTGGCCTGGCTTCAAAACCCGTGATAACAAACCTGCTCCCCACTGATAGTTTGATACCAAGCGGTATCATGATGCCATGAAAATGTGTCggcagcaggaggaaaggagCAGTTTTGCAAGCTGGAAGCCAACAAATCCTGCTGTCCTGGGGCTTTGCATCTTGGTGGTATCTGTTGACGTCTCCTCATCCAAAAAGCTCCTAAGGTTTGGGGTGTCTTTCTCTCTTAAACGTAAACTCTGAGCCTGTCCCATATGGGCTGAGCTCACATTACAGCTTTACCTCAAAATGCCAAACTGTAGGGCTCTGCCTGCCTTTTCATGACCACCTATAAGAATGTAATTACGTATTTAGATGTCTGCCGCCTTGAACTGTACTAGTCAGCAGGTTGGAAACCAAGAGCAGATGAGGAGGTAGGAGGAGCTTATTAAAGCATGAGCTCTGGTCTAGAAATCAAGTGACAAGAAACTGCTGGGAAACCAGGTCAACAAGGGGTTTTGGCAAATAGTTGTACAATATCCTGCAGCATAGGGTTGTTGGGGGGAATCGGGTGGGTGCAGCTGGGTCCTGCCTTGGCCGGGGGGGACAGGAGCGAAAACGAAATGGTGTTTGGCACAGAGTCAGGGCGAGGCTTTACTCGCCAGGCCACGGTGACAAGCTCTTGCTGTGCCCAGAGCTGCATCTCACAGCTCAGGGACAAGGCAGCTCCGGGCTGGAGCGCAGCAGGGTCCCCAGCTAATCATGGATCTTACCACAAAACTTGAAGAACAGGCAGGACCTATCTGACCACTGTCCCCACAGCTGTGCCGTAGGGATATTtctgctggaggcagctgggggggacactgtgtttctgcagcgagcagggctgggaatgagCTGCTCTCCCGTGCGCAGGAGCTGAGCCAAAACCTTCTGAAACTCAGCATGGTGGAACTCAGCACACTGGCGAGTGTGTACAGTTTACAGTAACATTGCATATTAACAATGAAAAAAGACAGCTGATTGTCTTCTTCCCTTTGTTGATGTAAATTAGGACCAAGTTTACTGAAGCTTATATAGCTACACTGGTGTGAGAGCAGAAGCGAGCATGGTATGTGCGCTGTCTCTGCTCATTAGCCTCTCCTCTTGCCTAAAGGACTCTCCTGTTCTTATTTGTTACTGCTTACTTTGCTCATTGCATAGAGGATTCGCCTAGGCTGTTGCCTAAGTAGCATATTTACTTGTATGAGCTAAGCTAAAGGCTGGGTTActtaaaatgttacatttgAACTCGAAAGCtgcactgctttaaaaaaaataagtaaagtACATTAGCTTTACCTTAATGTATTAGCTCTCTTCCTCTAAAGAAATCTTTCTCTTGACCTACCCATTCTGTTAAAAACTTTCCAAAAAGTCAATGGGAACTTTGAGGAGTGAGTTAGTCTGAAAACCATGTAGATAATGAGGTTCCTGGGCTGAGCTCCGTGAGGCTGATTGCCTTCCCAGCACCTGGCAGCGAGGCGGTGGGAGCCGCCCTGAGCCTGCTGATAAATACAACCTGGAGCAAAGCACAAATGACCACTGAGCTTGGATCTGTGGAGGGGAAAGGACCTGGCTGAGGTGCTTGAGCTGATGGCACAGCAGAGGGAGGCTGAAACAATGGAAAAGGGATGAGtattgca is from Caloenas nicobarica isolate bCalNic1 chromosome 15, bCalNic1.hap1, whole genome shotgun sequence and encodes:
- the SALL4 gene encoding sal-like protein 4, which produces MSRRKQAKPQHINSEEQPPDAASGSPQDVPGDRDGEMSSKRCRMEETKICEKCCAEFFDLSEFLEHKKNCTKNPPVLIMNDSEGAVPPESFSEASLGSFPSDRMDSRTRKDIQAKSCTGSVEKREGKLDAESVGGMYLKIEPPITPAAPGLSYLPKSKVPNTNVTLQTIRGTKVAVNQRTSDAISSSATSFNAIPMILEQLVCLQQQQLQQIQLTEQIRIQIAMMAPHALHPSIAAATDPLKALGAHMSQQLSAAVALIGQKAGSQSLSLESLKQGKLPHSNAGVAAAGSLAAGLSSSFPLKPEASRTLPGSISRFPNPLLPQSSNSVIFQNPLSAVSSVIDSSKKGKGKPPNISVSESKPNAEEPFFKHKCKFCGKVFGNDSALQIHLRSHTGERPYKCNICGNRFTTKGNLKVHFQRHKDKYPHIKMNPYPVPEHLDNVPTSTGIPYGMSVPLDESNLIVDSKPVLTTLPTSAATSAPQTISSLAGVKEPLPGTFSSDLQSRPSPESEGGSSSSGVVGHESGTEQSLSSPQAACSVSIFRVSGSNEQGSETSKLQQLVENIEKSTADPNECLICHRVLSCQSSLKMHYRTHTGERPFKCKICGRAFSTKGNLKTHYGVHRANTPLKMQHSCPICQKKFTNAVVLQQHIRMHMGGQIPNTPIPESTCDSTDVDPTVAEKNGDVSRPDETMESIEMEEDLDSQDGPRSSSKPPTPYDAQSESPATAAGFSGIAALENQMKIVSSALNLQRQSSLKSSDNGSAESDGMTNDSSSVAGDPDYQNGRSPAASESASLQALSPANSQAESVRSKSPSFNNQEDTGTGNKSEGPENAPAEMEGVVGALDLTYGNIGRKVIKEEPGLHFANGEYGRSSIPAAFVRAPPALIKMEMPSERPISTSHFLGPPALSPGVAPLLVPRPKFCRPAKQHICTTCGKNFSSASALQIHERTHTGEKPFACTICGRAFTTKGNLKVHVGTHMWNNSARRGRRLSIDNPMALLGNDPKKVSEMFPKDIMPPSVSIDPTVWNQYAAVLSNGIAMKTNEISVIQSGGLPTLPVTIGGSSSVNTATVSKTDGTQSGTGSDTEKASGAAADNVPKHQFPHFMEENKIAVS